The Tripterygium wilfordii isolate XIE 37 chromosome 17, ASM1340144v1, whole genome shotgun sequence genome has a window encoding:
- the LOC119982101 gene encoding agamous-like MADS-box protein AGL62: MVRTSRGRQKVEMKKMENESNLQVTFSKRRTGLFKKACELCTLCGADVAIIVFSPGNKVFSFGHPDVETIIDRFLTRHTPSTSGALQLVEAHRNASLRDLNFQLTQVLDLLEAERKRGEELMKIRRACRAHCWWETPVEEMSRPQLEQLKSALEDLKKNVTHHAEKLIQNSNQSHNYFASTAAGPSVISGASMAPFDPNNASFIPNMMPSSYNHLGFGRGFY, translated from the exons ATGGTGAGAACAAGTAGGGGTCGCCAGAAGGTGGAGATGAAGAAGATGGAAAATGAAAGCAATCTCCAAGTAACCTTCTCGAAGCGAAGAACAGGCCTTTTCAAAAAGGCTTGTGAACTTTGCACACTTTGCGGTGCTGATGTCGCCATCATTGTCTTCTCTCCAGGGAACAAGGTGTTCTCATTTGGTCACCCTGACGTTGAAACAATAATCGATCGGTTCCTCACCCGTCACACTCCTTCTACTTCAGGTGCTTTGCAGCTTGTCGAAGCCCATCGCAACGCTTCTCTTCGTGATCTTAATTTTCAACTTACTCAG GTGCTTGATCTATTGGAGGCGGAGAGAAAGCGAGGAGAGGAGCTTATGAAGATCAGGAGGGCTTGCCGCGCGCATTGCTGGTGGGAGACTCCTGTTGAGGAGATGAGCAGGCCACAACTTGAACAGCTGAAGAGCGCTCTGGAGGATCTCAAGAAGAATGTGACACATCATGCTGAGAAACTCATTCAGAATTCAAATCAATCCCATAACTATTTTGCATCTACTGCTGCTGGTCCAAGTGTTATTTCTGGTGCATCCATGGCTCCTTTTGATCCCAATAATGCTTCATTTATTCCAAATATGATGCCTTCATCATACAATCACCTCGGATTCGGACGCGGATTTTACTAG
- the LOC119981907 gene encoding uncharacterized protein LOC119981907, whose translation MTTLGSDFPPLPGTGSSATRSLSNSAVATPLSSSTTVGLTTSELPRDFLPTSTDFRLTAASDWPTWSATVRNALFGRGLLSYLTDGPPVDCSDDVLAAWSLRTNRVSSYLIESLNPALRPDLVTQSAHVVWKSLTARFVERSGARQYSLLTQAAAARQDDRSIQQFYQHMHGFWRELEAFLPAGSHIATHVAFWDMRHMYEFLMALRPEFGSLVGQLIHRDPSPSLETAVAELVTEETRLRLLGGVRPPPAPSSFSGVLAAAPSGISTAPSPSSGRPTCTNCLRPGHTLDDCWKLHPERRVGPRGRGRRASTPIAAVVTPALPSPASAMSPIDIQQFQQFQQFQQYQQRLEQMTASTSTGSTPASSTFSATGMSSTWIFDSGASHHMTSDASLLTDCSPAPPIPSIYTADVGGICDFGYDVLFTPSSCRVQDPSTSRMIGSGRRVGGLYHLQSLHLPSSHPSFCGLASPTPDIWHRRLGHISESRLKSLSLSGALGRSSFSALSPSSL comes from the exons ATGACAACTCTTGGTAGTGATTTTCCTCCCTTGCCGGGGACTGGTTCCTCCGCCACTCGGTCTCTGTCGAATTCTGCTGTTGCTACGCCACTCTCATCCTCGACGACTGTTGGTTTGACCACCTCTGAACTTCCTCGGGATTTTCTTCCCACTTCGACTGATTTTCGGCTCACCGCTGCTAGTGATTGGCCTACTtggagtgccacggttcgtaatgcTCTGTTTGGCCGTGGGCTCTTATCTTATCTCACGGATGGTCCACCCGTTGACTgttctgatgatgttttagCTGCTTGGAGTCTTCGGACTAATCGAGTCTCCAGTTATCTCATTGAGTCTCTCAACCCGGCTCTTCGACCTGATCTGGTTACTCAATCTGCCCATGTGGTTTGGAAGTCTCTTACTGCTCGTTTTGTTGAGCGTAGTGGGGCTCGTCAGTATTCTCTTCTTACTCAGGCTGCTGCTGCTCGTCAGGATGATAGGTCTATTCAGCAGTTCTATCAGCACATGCATGGTTTTTGGCGTGAGTTGGAGGCCTTTCTCCCTGCTGGCAGTCATATTGCTACTCATGTGGCCTTTTGGGATATGCGTCATATGTATGAGTTTTTGATGGCTCTCCGCCCTGAGTTTGGTTCTCTGGTTGGTCAGCTTATACATCGTGACCCCTCTCCCAGTCTTGAGACTGCAGTTGCTGAGTTAGTTACAGAGGAGACTCGTCTGCGCCTGCTAGGTGGTGTTAGGCCACCTCCCGCACCCTCTAGTTTCTCTGGTGTTCTTGCTGCGGCACCCTCTGGTATTTCCACAGCTCCTTCACCTTCATCTGGTCGTCCTACTTGCACTAATTGCCTGCGGCCAGGTCATACTTTGGATGACTGTTGGAAGCTTCACCCCGAGCGTCGTGTTGGACCTCGAGGTCGTGGTCGCCGTGCCTCCACTCCTATTGCTGCGGTTGTTACTCCTGCACTTCCTTCTCCTGCTTCTGCTATGTCTCCTATTGATATTCAGCAGTTTCAGCAGTTCCAACAGTTCCAGCAGTATCAGCAGCGTCTTGAGCAGATGACTGCTTCCACCAGCACTGGTAGCACTCCTGCATCCTCTACTTTCTCAGCCACTGGTATGTCTagtacttggatttttgactcgggggcctctcatcatatgacctcTGATGCCTCCCTGTTAACTGATTGTAGTCCCGCACCTCCTATTCCCTCTATTTACActgctgatg TTggtggtatatgtgattttggctatgatgttttattcacaCCCTCTTCTTGTCGTGTGCAGGATCCGTCTACCAGCCGGATGATTGGCAGTGGTCGTAGAGTGGGTGGTCTCTATCATCTCCAGTCTCTCCACCTTCCCTCCTCGCATCCCAGTTTTTGTGGTCTTGCCTCTCCTACTCCTGATATCTGGCATAGACGATTAGGTCATATTTCTGAGTCGCGATTGAAGAGTCTTTCCCTGTCTGGAGCTCTCGGTCGTAGttctttttctgctttgagtcctt CATCGCTCTGA